A window of the Kosakonia sp. BYX6 genome harbors these coding sequences:
- a CDS encoding flavocytochrome c, with the protein MTSNERILSPFTLPNGAELKNRLLMAPMTTCTGYFDGTVSSELVEYYRARAGSIGTIIVECCFVDDLGLAFPGAIGIDNDEKIAGLAKIAAAIQAEGSKAILQIYHGGRMVEPKLIGGRTPVAPSAIAAPREGAAMPVALTTAEVEGMIGKFGEAVRRAIQAGFDGVEIHGANTYLIQQFFSPNSNQRDDEWGGSRDNRAKFPLAVLDITHKMARQYADDAFIIGYRFSPEELEVPGIRFEDTMFLLEKLAARGVDYMHFSLGAALRPSINDTTDPTPLIEKYCAMRSDALAQIPVMGVGGVVNAADAEEGLDHGYDLIAVGRACIAYPDWAERIANGENLELFIDSTQREALQIPEPLWRFSLVEAMIRDMSMGAAKFKPGMFAETVQDDSNELVINVSLETDRIVDIELASGPIGNVEFTSSFDEIRGRILDANSPHVDAISGATSQSEAVKKAVSKAMVKSSKARVVEEGGDVSAPKNYDVVVVGSGGAGLAAAIQAHDEGASVLIVEKMPTIGGNTIKASAGMNAAETRFQRVKGIQDSKDLFYAETLKGGGNKNNPQLLRRFVENAPEAIEWLARRGIMLNDITTTGGMSIDRTHRPRDGSAVGGYLISGLVRNVTKRNIDVMLDTSVEDILFEQGEVRGVRLLTDEQEAVNVQAKSVIVATGGFSANSAMVVKYRPDLDGFVTTNHKGATGAGIALLERLGAGTVDMGEIQIHPTVEQNTSYLISESIRGGGGILVSQQGNRFFNEMSTRDKVSAAIIALPEHYAYIVFDEHVRSKNKAADEYIARGLVTSASSPRELADKLGIDYHAFLATLERYNGFVEKQLDEDFGRTTALRAPINEGPFHAIQIAPGVHHTMGGVTITTDTEVLNTENQVIPGVYAAGEVVGGLHGGNRIGGNAVADIIIFGSLAGHQAAMRAKR; encoded by the coding sequence ATGACCAGCAACGAACGCATTCTCAGCCCTTTCACCTTGCCTAATGGCGCGGAACTGAAAAACCGTTTGTTAATGGCACCTATGACCACCTGCACAGGTTATTTCGACGGTACTGTCAGCAGTGAGCTGGTGGAATATTATCGTGCCCGCGCAGGTAGCATCGGTACCATTATTGTTGAATGCTGTTTTGTCGATGATCTCGGGTTGGCATTTCCGGGTGCCATCGGCATTGATAATGATGAAAAAATAGCGGGCCTGGCGAAAATCGCTGCCGCTATTCAAGCCGAAGGTTCGAAAGCGATTCTGCAGATTTACCACGGCGGCCGCATGGTTGAACCAAAACTGATCGGCGGTCGTACGCCGGTTGCGCCAAGTGCCATAGCTGCGCCGCGTGAAGGTGCAGCGATGCCGGTCGCGCTGACGACTGCCGAAGTGGAAGGGATGATCGGGAAGTTCGGTGAGGCCGTGCGCCGAGCCATTCAGGCCGGTTTTGATGGCGTCGAAATTCACGGCGCAAACACCTATCTGATCCAACAATTTTTCTCGCCGAATTCAAACCAGCGTGATGACGAGTGGGGCGGCAGCCGCGATAACCGCGCGAAGTTCCCGCTGGCCGTGCTGGATATCACCCATAAAATGGCGCGTCAGTACGCCGACGACGCCTTTATCATCGGCTACCGTTTCTCGCCGGAAGAGCTGGAAGTGCCCGGCATCCGCTTTGAAGACACCATGTTCTTGCTGGAAAAACTGGCTGCGCGCGGTGTTGACTATATGCACTTCTCCTTAGGCGCGGCGCTGCGTCCATCCATCAACGACACCACCGACCCAACGCCGTTGATTGAGAAATATTGCGCAATGCGTTCTGACGCGCTGGCGCAGATCCCGGTAATGGGCGTGGGCGGTGTCGTCAACGCCGCTGACGCTGAAGAAGGGCTGGATCACGGCTATGATTTGATTGCCGTGGGCCGTGCCTGCATCGCTTATCCGGACTGGGCTGAGCGCATCGCTAATGGCGAAAATCTGGAGCTGTTTATCGACAGCACGCAGCGTGAAGCGCTGCAAATCCCGGAACCGCTGTGGCGTTTCTCACTGGTGGAAGCGATGATCCGCGACATGAGCATGGGCGCGGCGAAGTTCAAACCGGGAATGTTTGCTGAAACCGTGCAGGATGACAGCAACGAATTAGTGATCAACGTGAGTCTGGAAACCGATCGCATTGTCGATATTGAACTGGCTTCCGGCCCGATAGGAAACGTTGAATTCACCAGTAGCTTCGACGAGATTCGTGGCCGCATTCTGGATGCGAACTCCCCGCATGTTGATGCGATCTCCGGCGCGACCAGCCAGAGCGAAGCGGTCAAAAAAGCCGTCTCGAAAGCGATGGTTAAATCGAGCAAAGCACGCGTCGTGGAAGAGGGCGGCGATGTCAGTGCGCCGAAGAATTATGACGTTGTTGTGGTCGGTAGCGGCGGTGCGGGTCTGGCAGCGGCTATTCAGGCTCATGACGAAGGTGCCAGCGTACTGATTGTCGAAAAAATGCCGACCATTGGCGGTAACACGATCAAAGCGTCGGCAGGCATGAACGCGGCGGAAACCCGCTTCCAGCGTGTGAAAGGCATTCAGGACAGCAAAGATCTTTTCTATGCTGAAACCCTGAAAGGCGGCGGTAACAAAAACAACCCGCAACTGCTGCGTCGATTTGTGGAAAATGCGCCGGAAGCCATCGAATGGCTGGCGCGTCGCGGCATTATGCTTAACGACATCACCACCACTGGTGGGATGAGTATTGACCGTACACACCGTCCGCGCGATGGATCGGCCGTCGGCGGGTACCTGATTAGTGGCCTGGTGCGTAACGTCACCAAACGTAACATCGACGTAATGCTGGATACCTCGGTTGAAGACATTCTGTTCGAACAAGGCGAAGTGCGTGGCGTGCGTTTGCTCACTGACGAGCAGGAAGCCGTCAATGTACAGGCGAAAAGTGTGATTGTGGCAACCGGTGGTTTTAGCGCCAACAGTGCGATGGTAGTAAAATATCGCCCGGATCTGGACGGTTTCGTGACCACCAACCATAAAGGCGCGACCGGTGCGGGTATCGCACTGCTGGAGCGTCTGGGGGCTGGTACTGTCGATATGGGCGAAATTCAGATTCACCCGACAGTAGAACAAAATACCTCGTATCTGATTTCCGAATCGATTCGTGGTGGCGGCGGTATCCTCGTAAGCCAGCAGGGTAACCGCTTCTTCAACGAGATGTCGACCCGCGATAAAGTCTCAGCGGCGATTATCGCGCTGCCGGAACATTACGCGTATATCGTGTTTGACGAACATGTTCGTTCAAAAAACAAAGCAGCGGATGAGTACATTGCCCGCGGTCTGGTGACCAGTGCGAGTTCACCGCGTGAGCTGGCGGATAAACTGGGTATCGATTATCACGCGTTCCTCGCAACACTTGAACGCTACAATGGTTTTGTGGAAAAACAGCTCGACGAGGACTTTGGCCGTACAACCGCGCTGCGCGCCCCGATTAACGAAGGTCCGTTCCACGCGATCCAAATTGCGCCGGGCGTGCACCATACGATGGGCGGTGTCACCATCACCACCGATACTGAAGTGTTGAACACCGAAAATCAGGTGATCCCTGGTGTGTATGCGGCGGGCGAAGTGGTTGGCGGCCTCCACGGCGGCAACCGTATCGGTGGTAATGCCGTGGCCGATATCATCATTTTCGGTTCTCTGGCGGGTCACCAGGCAGCAATGCGCGCCAAACGGTAA
- a CDS encoding FAD:protein FMN transferase, producing the protein MSDNRVWSYSAVLMGSPILLKLFTHDETLASRVFALIKRYEDLFTVNRADSQLMDINRAAGRHPVVVSRPVFELIKCAKAASMVHNSAFNLAIGPLVKLWRIGFKGDCVPPAEEIAARLRITRPQDVILDEAAGSVFLAQVGMEIDLGAIAKGFIADRVRDYLHQQGIHNGLINLGGNVQTLGTPQGNWSIGVKKPFAEADALVGSIEVVNKSVVTSGTYERYFEQDGKRWHHILDPRNGYPLDNELDSVTIISSDSLDGDIWTTLIFGLGVEKGCALLKQRDDIEAIFVTKNRDIILSSQRQFRFTPLDDSYRLTDSTV; encoded by the coding sequence ATGTCCGATAACCGTGTCTGGAGCTACTCTGCTGTACTGATGGGTTCGCCCATTCTGCTCAAACTCTTTACCCACGATGAAACCCTCGCGTCCCGCGTCTTCGCCCTGATCAAACGCTACGAAGACCTGTTCACCGTAAACCGCGCCGATTCCCAGCTCATGGATATCAACCGCGCCGCAGGACGGCATCCTGTGGTTGTCAGTCGCCCGGTATTCGAACTCATCAAATGCGCCAAAGCCGCCAGCATGGTGCACAACAGCGCGTTCAACCTGGCTATTGGCCCATTGGTCAAACTCTGGCGCATCGGCTTTAAAGGCGATTGCGTCCCGCCCGCTGAGGAAATTGCCGCGCGGCTGCGCATCACACGTCCGCAGGACGTTATTCTTGATGAGGCCGCCGGGAGCGTGTTCCTGGCGCAGGTGGGCATGGAGATCGATCTTGGCGCGATCGCCAAAGGGTTTATCGCTGATCGAGTGCGGGACTATCTGCATCAGCAGGGCATCCACAATGGGCTTATCAACCTCGGCGGTAACGTGCAAACCCTTGGAACGCCGCAGGGAAACTGGTCAATTGGGGTGAAAAAACCGTTTGCTGAGGCCGACGCGCTGGTGGGTTCGATCGAAGTGGTTAACAAATCGGTGGTGACTTCCGGGACTTACGAACGCTATTTCGAGCAGGATGGTAAACGCTGGCACCATATCCTCGACCCGCGCAATGGCTACCCGTTGGATAACGAACTCGACAGCGTCACGATCATCTCAAGCGACTCCCTCGACGGCGATATCTGGACCACGCTAATCTTCGGGCTTGGCGTCGAAAAAGGTTGTGCGCTGCTGAAACAACGCGATGATATTGAAGCGATTTTCGTCACCAAAAACCGCGACATTATCCTTTCCTCACAGCGCCAGTTCCGTTTTACCCCTCTCGACGACAGCTACCGGCTTACTGACAGTACTGTTTAA
- the uilS gene encoding UilS family quorum-quenching N-acyl-homoserine lactonase, producing the protein MDISTHLLTTGIAVTLHLPAGQEPHPTIVLCHGFCGIRKILLPAFAEAFAQAGFATVTFDYRGFGDSEGERGRLVPTMQIADILSVVEWARQQPALDADRIGLWGTSFGGCHVFAAAAQDSRIKCVVSQLAFADGEAIVTGHMSAEEKSGFIATLDKMAEKQKTTGKTMLVAITRVVSDSESKAFFEEYRVRFPEMDIKIPFLTVQETLHYKPAQYAAQVTCPTLVVIAGQDIVNPPEHGRALFDAVAAQEKQLYEEPDARHYDIYSGEHFERVSRVQADWFRAHL; encoded by the coding sequence ATGGATATTTCAACACACCTGCTCACCACTGGCATTGCCGTTACGCTTCATCTCCCCGCCGGTCAGGAACCGCACCCGACCATCGTTTTGTGCCATGGATTCTGTGGCATCCGCAAAATTCTCCTTCCCGCTTTTGCCGAAGCGTTTGCTCAGGCCGGGTTCGCGACGGTGACATTTGACTACCGCGGGTTTGGCGACAGTGAAGGTGAACGTGGTCGCCTGGTCCCGACCATGCAAATCGCCGATATTCTCTCTGTGGTGGAGTGGGCGCGCCAACAGCCTGCGCTTGATGCCGATCGTATTGGGTTGTGGGGCACTTCATTTGGTGGCTGCCATGTCTTTGCGGCGGCGGCGCAGGATAGCAGAATCAAATGCGTGGTCAGCCAGTTGGCGTTTGCCGACGGGGAAGCCATCGTTACCGGCCATATGAGCGCGGAAGAGAAAAGCGGGTTTATCGCCACGCTGGACAAGATGGCGGAAAAGCAGAAAACAACCGGGAAAACGATGTTAGTAGCCATCACTCGCGTGGTTTCAGACAGCGAATCGAAGGCCTTTTTTGAAGAATACCGTGTTCGTTTCCCGGAGATGGACATCAAGATCCCGTTTCTGACCGTTCAGGAAACCTTGCATTATAAACCGGCGCAGTATGCCGCACAGGTCACGTGTCCAACACTGGTGGTGATTGCCGGGCAGGATATCGTTAACCCGCCGGAACATGGCCGGGCGCTGTTTGACGCTGTCGCCGCGCAGGAAAAACAGTTGTATGAAGAACCCGATGCCCGTCACTACGACATCTACAGCGGCGAGCATTTCGAACGTGTCAGCCGCGTGCAGGCCGACTGGTTTCGCGCGCATCTGTAA
- the dcuR gene encoding two-component system response regulator DcuR, translating into MINVLIVDDDAMVAELNRMYVAQIAGFQCCGTASTLRQAEEMINDPLREIDLVLLDVYMQQDSGLDLLPTIRASGRAIDVIMITSSADAATIQTSLHYGVVDYLIKPFQFPRFEEALTTWREKRKLMDAHPYYEQSDVDRLLHGGAPEVADTRRLPKGLTAQTLRTICQWIDSHPGIEFSTDELASAVNISRVSCRKYLIWLAQINILYTTIHYGATGRPVYRYQLIAEQYGLLKQYCQ; encoded by the coding sequence GTGATAAATGTATTAATAGTTGACGATGATGCCATGGTAGCCGAGCTGAACCGCATGTATGTGGCGCAGATTGCCGGTTTTCAGTGCTGCGGCACGGCGTCGACGCTACGCCAGGCCGAGGAGATGATTAACGATCCGTTACGTGAAATCGATTTAGTGCTGTTGGATGTCTATATGCAGCAAGACAGCGGCCTCGATTTGCTGCCAACGATTCGCGCCAGCGGTCGCGCTATCGATGTGATTATGATCACCTCGTCTGCCGATGCCGCCACTATCCAGACATCGCTGCATTACGGCGTGGTGGATTATTTGATTAAGCCGTTCCAGTTCCCGCGTTTTGAAGAGGCGCTCACCACCTGGCGCGAAAAGCGCAAACTGATGGATGCTCACCCCTATTACGAGCAGTCCGACGTTGACCGCCTGTTGCACGGCGGCGCACCAGAAGTGGCGGATACGCGGCGGCTGCCGAAGGGGTTAACGGCGCAAACCCTGCGCACTATTTGCCAGTGGATTGATAGCCATCCAGGGATTGAATTTTCAACGGATGAGCTGGCGAGCGCCGTGAATATTTCGCGCGTTTCGTGCCGGAAATACCTGATTTGGCTGGCGCAGATCAATATTCTCTATACCACCATTCACTACGGCGCGACTGGTCGCCCGGTGTACCGTTATCAATTGATTGCTGAGCAGTACGGCCTGCTTAAACAGTACTGTCAGTAA
- a CDS encoding S1 family peptidase, translating into MSTKNLRAALCVAAALLPLSMINAASANEKLVRIVNGTPAQAGEFPEFITINANNTLSGHKCGGVLVNARWVLTAAHCAAVFDPATANILVGIESYEPLKIKDSVTIEKVVIHPSYDTTTMEGTAKYDLALIKLTRDANSSNFATLTGINTPDTPPAALEDIPLTGIGFGDNENGIRPNVLYKGHLSVLADNMCTDVPQFYPPTYYDPAMHICAGYATAGGDSGGPLYATYNGTRYVVGLVSRDLILPAQQFTRVSYYADWIANTTAE; encoded by the coding sequence ATGAGCACTAAGAATTTAAGGGCGGCGCTTTGCGTCGCTGCCGCTCTATTGCCGTTAAGTATGATTAACGCCGCTTCAGCGAATGAAAAATTGGTCAGGATCGTCAACGGCACACCTGCTCAGGCTGGTGAATTCCCGGAGTTTATCACCATCAATGCCAACAACACGCTCAGCGGACACAAGTGCGGCGGCGTGTTGGTTAACGCGCGCTGGGTGTTGACTGCCGCACATTGTGCCGCGGTATTCGATCCCGCAACGGCGAATATTTTAGTCGGTATCGAAAGTTATGAACCGTTAAAAATAAAAGACAGTGTGACCATTGAAAAAGTGGTAATACATCCTTCCTACGATACAACGACAATGGAAGGAACAGCTAAATATGATCTTGCGTTAATTAAATTGACCCGTGACGCAAATAGCTCAAATTTCGCAACGCTTACCGGAATTAATACACCGGATACTCCGCCAGCAGCACTGGAGGATATTCCGCTGACAGGCATCGGCTTTGGTGATAATGAAAACGGCATCAGACCCAATGTGCTTTATAAAGGTCATTTAAGCGTGCTGGCCGATAACATGTGCACCGATGTTCCGCAGTTCTATCCGCCAACTTATTATGATCCCGCGATGCATATTTGTGCGGGATACGCCACAGCTGGTGGCGATTCCGGCGGTCCGCTGTATGCAACCTATAACGGAACGCGCTATGTCGTCGGGCTGGTCTCGCGTGACTTGATTCTGCCTGCGCAACAGTTCACTCGCGTCAGTTACTATGCGGACTGGATCGCGAACACCACCGCAGAGTAA
- a CDS encoding sensor histidine kinase — protein MNHLSPPAAKPRKRPMKLGTTVTLMVCSVTGSVLLLACALWFWQISNATRDGVKETALAVARTLADAPEVKRGLLLPPTSNVIQPLAQAVAARNDLLYAVVTNMQGIRYSHPNAGIIGQNFIGDDLLPALKGKENVAINHGVLAPALRVFTPVYDERYQQIGVVVVGISLSKVDEQVSRSRWAVMWTLLFSAFMGVIGVWQLVRVLKRILLGLEPHEISAQFKQRQAMLQSLKEGVIAVDADGRVTLLNHAGRRMLLTNASGSAGHEPLLADLLDVLQTGVPIYDRELGCNGLLLLSNTVPVRSQENIIGAISTFRDKTEVSQLMQRLDGMVNYVDALRATSHEFMNKLHVILGLLNMRRYDKLEEYVLQTAQNYQSEIGAIQHRIKSPVVAGFLLGKINRAKERGFTLALADESLVPDNPNEKQVTVLVTVLGNLIENALDAMSDQPEGEVSLLLHYQDGWLAGEVSDDGPGIAPGDIDAIFRKGFSTKGDNRGVGLFLASQQLTELGGTITVESEPGVFTQFFVHLPWDSERKTA, from the coding sequence ATGAATCACTTATCGCCGCCAGCGGCAAAACCACGTAAACGCCCTATGAAGCTCGGCACCACGGTCACGCTGATGGTTTGCAGCGTCACCGGATCGGTTTTGTTACTGGCGTGCGCGCTGTGGTTCTGGCAGATAAGCAATGCCACGCGCGATGGCGTCAAAGAGACAGCGCTGGCCGTTGCCCGCACCCTCGCCGATGCGCCCGAGGTTAAGCGCGGTTTGTTGCTGCCGCCCACCAGCAACGTTATCCAGCCGCTGGCCCAGGCCGTCGCTGCGCGTAACGACCTGCTGTATGCCGTGGTGACCAATATGCAGGGCATCCGGTATTCGCACCCGAACGCGGGGATCATTGGGCAAAACTTTATTGGCGACGACCTGCTTCCGGCACTGAAAGGCAAAGAGAATGTGGCGATTAACCACGGCGTGCTGGCCCCGGCATTGCGCGTTTTTACGCCCGTCTACGATGAGCGATACCAGCAAATCGGCGTTGTGGTGGTGGGTATTTCGCTGAGCAAGGTGGACGAACAAGTCAGCCGCAGCCGCTGGGCGGTGATGTGGACACTGCTGTTTAGCGCCTTTATGGGCGTAATCGGCGTCTGGCAACTGGTGCGGGTGTTGAAACGCATATTGTTAGGGCTGGAACCACACGAGATTTCCGCCCAGTTTAAGCAACGCCAGGCGATGTTGCAGTCCCTGAAAGAAGGGGTAATTGCTGTTGATGCCGACGGGCGCGTGACGTTGCTTAATCATGCCGGGCGGCGGATGTTGCTCACCAACGCGAGCGGTTCAGCGGGGCATGAACCGTTACTGGCGGATCTGCTCGACGTGCTGCAAACCGGCGTGCCGATTTATGACCGCGAGTTAGGTTGCAACGGCCTGCTGCTATTGAGCAACACCGTGCCGGTGCGCAGCCAGGAGAACATTATCGGCGCAATCAGTACTTTCCGCGATAAGACTGAGGTCAGCCAGTTGATGCAGCGCCTCGACGGGATGGTCAATTATGTCGATGCCTTGCGAGCCACCTCGCACGAATTCATGAACAAGTTGCATGTCATTCTCGGCCTGTTGAATATGAGACGTTACGACAAGCTTGAGGAATACGTGCTGCAAACGGCGCAGAATTACCAGAGCGAAATCGGTGCGATTCAACATCGCATTAAATCCCCGGTCGTGGCGGGGTTCTTGTTAGGGAAAATCAACCGGGCGAAAGAGCGCGGCTTTACGCTGGCGCTGGCGGATGAGAGCCTGGTCCCGGATAACCCGAACGAGAAGCAGGTGACCGTGTTGGTGACCGTGCTGGGAAATTTGATTGAGAACGCGCTGGATGCGATGAGCGACCAGCCGGAAGGCGAAGTCAGCTTGCTGCTGCATTATCAGGACGGCTGGCTGGCGGGAGAAGTGAGCGATGACGGGCCGGGCATTGCGCCGGGCGATATCGACGCGATTTTCCGCAAAGGCTTCTCCACCAAAGGCGATAACCGGGGTGTTGGGCTGTTCCTTGCCAGCCAACAGCTTACCGAGCTTGGCGGCACGATTACCGTTGAGTCCGAACCCGGTGTCTTTACCCAATTTTTTGTCCATCTCCCCTGGGATAGTGAAAGGAAGACCGCGTGA
- the mqo gene encoding malate dehydrogenase (quinone): MPAIKKTIITLSAVAMLVSSATNAFAQENQKTDFLLIGGGIMSASLGTWLQELQPEWKQVMVEKLDGVALESSNGWNNAGTGHSANMELNYTPQRADGSIDVSKALEINEQFMISRQFWSSQVKRGILNNPHAFINSTPHMSFVWGDNVDYLAKRYAALQQTTLFQGMKFSTDHQQIKQWAPLVMEGRDPNQKVAATWTPVGTDVNYGEITRQLVGSLKKSKNFSLQTSSEVTDFKRNADNSWHVTIKDVKSGDEHSIDAKYVFIGAGGGALKLLQKTGIPEADNYAGFPVGGSFLMTENPAITSIHQQKVYGQASVGAPPMSVPHIDARFIDGKRVVLFGPFATFSTKFLKNGSFFDLLSTTTTSNFMPMTHVGLDNFDLVKYLVGQVMLSDEDRFDALKEYYPQARKEDWKLIQAGQRVQIIKKDEDKGGVLKLGTEVVVDQPKTLSALLGASPGASTAAPIALNVIKKMFPEQFNSPQWQSKIKEIVPSYGQEMNGNVALTQQVWDDTAATLQLVKPPVIQMKDQVTAEKPAEPKTENAPQHDMAL; this comes from the coding sequence ATGCCTGCAATTAAAAAGACAATTATCACCCTGAGCGCCGTCGCGATGCTCGTAAGCTCGGCGACCAATGCGTTTGCCCAAGAGAATCAAAAGACTGACTTCCTGCTGATTGGCGGCGGCATCATGAGTGCCTCGTTAGGCACCTGGCTGCAAGAACTGCAACCGGAGTGGAAACAGGTGATGGTCGAGAAGCTCGACGGCGTTGCGCTGGAGTCTTCTAACGGCTGGAATAACGCCGGTACCGGTCACTCTGCCAACATGGAACTGAACTACACGCCACAGCGTGCAGACGGTTCGATTGATGTCAGCAAGGCGCTGGAAATTAACGAACAATTTATGATTTCCCGCCAGTTTTGGTCTTCCCAGGTGAAGCGCGGAATTTTGAATAACCCGCACGCCTTTATTAATTCCACGCCGCATATGAGCTTTGTGTGGGGCGATAATGTGGATTACCTGGCAAAACGTTATGCCGCATTGCAGCAAACGACGTTATTCCAGGGTATGAAATTCTCGACCGATCATCAGCAAATTAAGCAGTGGGCTCCGCTGGTGATGGAAGGGCGCGATCCGAACCAGAAAGTGGCCGCCACCTGGACGCCGGTAGGCACCGATGTGAACTACGGTGAAATTACCCGTCAGTTGGTTGGCAGCCTGAAAAAGAGCAAAAACTTCTCGCTGCAAACCTCCTCTGAAGTGACGGATTTTAAACGCAATGCCGATAATTCCTGGCATGTAACCATCAAAGACGTGAAAAGCGGCGACGAACATTCCATCGACGCAAAATATGTCTTTATCGGTGCCGGCGGCGGCGCGCTGAAATTGTTGCAAAAAACCGGTATTCCGGAAGCGGACAACTACGCGGGCTTCCCGGTGGGCGGTTCCTTCTTGATGACCGAAAACCCGGCTATCACCAGCATCCATCAGCAGAAAGTGTACGGTCAGGCTTCTGTGGGCGCACCGCCGATGTCCGTTCCACATATCGATGCGCGCTTTATCGATGGCAAACGTGTGGTGCTGTTCGGGCCGTTCGCGACCTTCTCCACCAAGTTCCTGAAAAACGGTTCGTTCTTTGATCTGTTGAGCACCACGACCACCAGCAACTTTATGCCGATGACCCACGTAGGTCTGGATAACTTCGATCTGGTGAAATACCTGGTTGGCCAGGTGATGCTGAGCGATGAAGACCGTTTCGACGCGCTGAAAGAGTACTATCCGCAGGCGCGTAAAGAGGACTGGAAACTGATCCAGGCCGGCCAGCGCGTACAGATCATCAAGAAAGATGAAGACAAAGGCGGCGTGCTGAAACTCGGCACCGAAGTGGTTGTCGATCAGCCGAAAACCCTTTCTGCGCTGCTGGGCGCGTCACCGGGCGCATCCACTGCGGCGCCGATCGCCCTAAATGTCATCAAGAAGATGTTCCCGGAGCAGTTCAACTCGCCGCAGTGGCAGAGCAAGATTAAAGAGATCGTGCCGAGCTACGGCCAGGAGATGAACGGCAACGTGGCGCTGACGCAGCAGGTGTGGGACGACACCGCTGCGACGTTGCAACTGGTTAAGCCGCCGGTTATTCAGATGAAAGACCAGGTCACGGCTGAAAAACCGGCAGAACCGAAAACGGAAAACGCGCCTCAGCACGACATGGCGCTGTAA
- a CDS encoding N-acetylmuramic acid 6-phosphate etherase has protein sequence MSSKPNGSMTERRNPRSTDIDRLATLDMLALIHQEDKYVAEAITACLPEIARLVDNASATVHQGGRVVLVGAGASGLAALQTARDFAPDNHHDVIGLLAGGAQAKGPEQARAAADYARGIADLRAIDFNPRDMLVALSVSGKTPWTSGALRHAWSLGARVALITRTQQSEAAQLADILLAPDAGAEVVSGFNEPKARLAQQQILTMLATGLAIRTGRVFSNLRVDVQASDTHWAERQIAIVMAATQCSRDQAKSALASANHHCRSAILMLLTGLDAAHAQALLAENNGHLRVALHEAKTEFAG, from the coding sequence ATGAGCAGTAAGCCAAACGGTTCAATGACAGAACGTCGCAACCCTCGCTCGACCGATATCGACCGGCTCGCCACCCTGGACATGCTGGCGCTTATCCATCAGGAAGACAAATATGTTGCAGAGGCCATCACCGCCTGCCTGCCGGAAATCGCAAGGCTGGTGGATAACGCCAGCGCGACGGTTCACCAGGGCGGCAGAGTCGTGCTGGTTGGTGCCGGAGCTTCCGGGCTGGCGGCGCTGCAAACGGCCCGTGATTTCGCACCGGATAATCACCACGATGTTATCGGCCTGCTGGCCGGTGGCGCACAGGCGAAAGGGCCTGAACAGGCGCGCGCCGCGGCGGATTATGCGCGTGGAATTGCAGATTTACGGGCCATCGACTTTAACCCTCGCGATATGTTAGTGGCGCTTTCGGTGAGCGGTAAAACGCCGTGGACGAGCGGGGCGCTGCGCCATGCCTGGTCGCTCGGCGCGCGTGTCGCGCTGATTACCCGCACCCAGCAGAGTGAAGCCGCGCAACTGGCGGATATTTTGTTGGCGCCGGACGCCGGGGCGGAAGTGGTGAGCGGCTTCAACGAACCCAAAGCACGTCTCGCCCAGCAGCAGATATTGACCATGTTGGCAACCGGCCTGGCCATCCGCACCGGTCGGGTGTTCAGCAATTTGCGTGTTGATGTGCAAGCGAGCGATACCCACTGGGCCGAGCGGCAAATCGCGATTGTTATGGCGGCAACGCAATGTTCCCGCGATCAGGCGAAAAGCGCATTGGCGAGCGCGAATCATCACTGTCGCAGCGCCATTTTGATGTTGCTCACCGGGCTGGATGCGGCCCATGCACAAGCGTTGCTGGCGGAAAATAACGGTCATTTACGCGTTGCGCTTCATGAGGCAAAAACAGAATTTGCCGGGTGA